The Euphorbia lathyris chromosome 2, ddEupLath1.1, whole genome shotgun sequence genome includes a window with the following:
- the LOC136217970 gene encoding uncharacterized protein yields MPVFAESSATIAEQIKLRRPRNQFHRHDQQEEHLISPETDPNPHISRSSKSAISSLFLSPFSSNTTEPASTKKKSNAFRGLGCTAGAAQQVSVPAMIRSSAEWEGKRVKKKKNPQQQKQQKRKKDNSIRICSENLGEGSNTNSDNNNGNFNPGSCMVIQDVWCGPGIGLSADAVVGSVDCVVSRRNASGRGKIDGEKINLREREREKERERERASCLGRRASVNPETVSFLDTEPEPAFLSSRPEPEVFGSRYYRHVRHPSPDGLAEFMMLHNSFMMGGRMDRFSDWRLDIDHMSYEQLLELGERIGYVSTGLKEDEIGRCVRKLKLSIINDLSSHLHIILDKKCSICQEDYEGDDDLGKLECGHGFHLECIKQWLKHKNKCAVCKTEPVARV; encoded by the exons ATGCCAGTTTTTGCAGAGAGTTCAGCAACAATTGCAGAGCAAATCAAGCTAAGAAGACCCAGAAATCAATTTCATCGTCACGACCAACAAGAAGAACATCTAATTTCACCAGAAACAGATCCAAATCCACATATCTCTCGCTCATCCAAATCTGCAATCTCCTCTCTCTTCCTTTCCCCCTTTTCCTCAAACACCACCGAGCCCGCCTCCACTAAGAAGAAGAGCAACGCATTTCGAGGTCTCGGATGCACTGCAGGGGCAGCTCAGCAGGTGTCGGTTCCGGCGATGATACGGTCATCGGCGGAGTGGGAGGGGAAGAGGGTtaagaagaaaaagaatccGCAGCAGCAGAAGcagcagaagaggaagaaggatAATAGCATAAGGATTTGCAGTGAGAATTTGGGGGAGGGAAGTAATACTAACAGTGATAATAATAATGGGAATTTCAATCCAGGAAGCTGTATGGTTATTCAGGATGTGTGGTGTGGGCCTGGAATTGGATTATCTGCTGATGCTGTTGTAGGGTCAGTTGATTGTGTTGTGAGCAGAAGAAATGCGTCTGGAAGAGGGAAGATTGATGGGGAAAAAATCAATTtaagagaaagggaaagagaaaaggaaagggagagGGAG CGTGCTTCTTGTTTAGGGAGACGGGCATCAGTGAACCCAGAAACTGTGTCGTTTTTGGATACAGAGCCAGAGCCTGCTTTTCTATCATCTCGCCCTGAACCTGAAGTTTTTGGAAGCAGATATTATCGTCATGTTCGGCATCCTTCCCCTGATGGACTAGCAGAG TTCATGATGCTTCATAATAGTTTTATGATGGGGGGGAGGATGGATCGATTTAGCGACTGGAGACTTGATATTGATCACATGTCATATGAG CAACTGCTAGAGCTAGGTGAAAGAATCGGTTATGTGAGTACCGGGCTGAAAGAAGATGAGATTGGCCGCTGTGTTAGGAAACTTAAACTCTCAATTATTAATGACCTTTCATCACATTTACACATCATACTGGACAAAAAGTGCAGTATTTGTCAG GAGGATTATGAAGGAGATGATGATCTGGGTAAGCTGGAATGCGGACATGGATTCCACCTAGAATGTATAAAGCAAtggctaaaacacaaaaataaatgTGCAGTCTGTAAGACGGAACCAGTAGCTCGAGTCTGA